From Pseudopipra pipra isolate bDixPip1 chromosome 9, bDixPip1.hap1, whole genome shotgun sequence, a single genomic window includes:
- the PRPF38A gene encoding pre-mRNA-splicing factor 38A — protein sequence MANRTVKDAHSIHGTNPQYLVEKIIRTRIYESKYWKEECFGLTAELVVDKAMELKYVGGVYGGNIKPTPFLCLTLKMLQIQPEKDIIVEFIKNEDFKYVRMLGALYMRLTGTAIDCYKYLEPLYNDYRKIKSQNRNGEFELMHVDEFIDELLHEERVCDIILPRLQKRYVLEEAEQLEPRVSALEEDMDDVESSEEEEEEDEKLERIPSPDHRRRGYRDLDKPRRSPVVRYRRSRSRSPRRRSRSPKRRSPSPRRERHRSKSPRRHRSRSRERRHRSRSKSPGHHRSHRHRSHSKSPERSKKSHKKSRRGNE from the exons ATGGCCAACCGCACGGTGAAGGACGCGCACAGCATCCACGGCACCAACCCGCAGTACTTGGTGGAGAAGATCATCCGCACGCGCATCTACGAGTCCAAGTACTGGAAGGAGGAGTGTTTCGGCCTCACGG CCGAGCTGGTGGTGGACAAGGCCATGGAGCTGAAGTACGTGGGGGGGGTCTATGGAGGGAACATCAAGCCCACGCCCTTCTTGTGCCTGACGCTGAAGATGCTGCAGATCCAGCCCGAGAAGGACATCATCGTGGAGTTCATAAAAAACGAGGACTTCAA GTATGTCCGAATGCTTGGAGCGCTGTACATGAGGCTGACAGGCACTGCCATCGACTGCTACAAGTACCTGGAACCACTATACAACgactacagaaaaataaagagtcAGAACAGAAATGGGG AATTTGAGCTGATGCACGTGGATGAGTTCATTGACGAGCTGCTCCACGAGGAACGTGTGTGCGATATCATTCTGCCTCGACTGCAG AAACGGTATGTTCTGGAAGAAGCTGAGCAACTCGAGCCTCGTGTTAGTGCTCTGGAAGAAGACATGGATGATGTAGAATCtagtgaggaggaagaagaggaagatgaaaag CTGGAACGAATACCATCTCCCGACCACCGCCGCAGGGGATACAGAGACCTGGACAAACCCCGCAGATCTCCCGTTGTGCGGTACAGGCGCAGCCGGAGCAGGTCTCCAAGGAG GCGAAGTCGCTctccaaagagaagaag CCCATCGCCGCGCCGGGAGAGGCATCGCAGCAAAAGCCCGAGACGGCACcggagcaggtccagggaaaGGCGCCACAGATCCAGATCTAAATCTCCAG GGCATCACCGAAGTCACAGACACAGAAGTCATTCCAAATCACCTGAAAG atctAAGAAAAGTCACAAAAAGAGTCGGCGAGGGAATGAATGA